The sequence GTTCTTTTTCTTCAGAATCATCTTTACCGGTAAAAGCTTTTTTAATTCGATCAAATAATCCCATTATTTTCTCCTATTCTTTGACTTTAACTGATAACATTCTGGAAACACCAGATTCTTCCATAGTTACACCATACAAACGATTTACGTTCATCATAGTTCCTTTACGGTGAGTAATAACGATGAATTCAGTATTGTCATCATATTGATTTAAATAATTAGCAAAACGATAAACGTTAGCATCATCAAGTGACGCTTCAACCTCATCCAAGATACAAAATGGAACTGGTTTGGCTTTAATAATTGCAAAGAGCAAAGTAATTGCCGTTAAAGCTTTTTCTCCACCGGATAATAGACTTAGTCGTTGGAATTTCTTCCCGGGTGGCTGAGCAATAATTTCAATTCCTGATTCCAATAAATTATCGGGTTCAGTTAAAACTAACTTAGCACGACCACCAGCAAACATTTCTGGGAAAATTTTCTCAAAGGCTTCTGATACTTCATCAAATGTCTTCTTAAATCTTGTCGTTACTTCTTTATCCATTTCCGACATCGTGTCTAACAACTGACTTCTAGCTTGTAAGAGGTCATTTTGTTGTTGTGTCAAAAATTCATAACGATCCTTGACCTTGTCATAATCATCAATAGCCGACAAATTAACGGTTCCTAATTCCTCAATTCCCATTTTGAGCAATCGTGCCTCTTTCTTCAAAGCTTCTGGATCGTAGTCTCCACGCTTTAAATCTTGAAGCGATGCTTCATAAGTCAACTGATAATCTTGCGACAAGGTATCCAAGCGACTGTCGATTTGGTTGGACAACTTAGTATTTTGAATTGCCAATGATTCTTGCTGATCAGCTGCTGCTTTTTGCAAATCAAAATTACGTTGTGCCTTGGAATTTAACTCAGTAGACAAAGCTTGCTGCTTTTCACGCTCAGCTTTTAACTTAGCTACAACATCTTGCAAATCTTTAATTTCAGTTTGACACTCTTTGATACGATTTTTAACTTCAGTATTACTTAAATCTAACTGATTCTTTTCTGAATCTAGGTCATTTAGCTTACCTTGTAATTCAGAAATCTGTTCAGTTGCTTGAGAAATCGATTCCTTCAAATAGCTATTTTGATCGGATTCATTCGCATGATTATTCTTGATAACTGCTAATTTAGTTTGTAATTCTTGCTCTTGATGATTGATTTTATTGAGCTGTGTATCAAAGTCAGTCAACAATTTTTGCTTTTGATCAATTTCTTGTTGAGTAGCAGTAATTTCTTTTTGAATCTTCTCAGCTGTGGCCTTTTGCGTAGCCAAATCTTGATTGATTTGTGCTTGCTCTTCTTGATTCTTGCTCAAATTGTATTTGATAACATCTAAACGTTCACTAAAATGCTTTTCTTCACTTTGAGAAGTTGAAATTTCATTTTCAAATTTACTCTTAGACTGGTTGAAATTAGCAAGCTTTGCATCAATACGTTTCTTTTCGGCATTGAATTGTACCAATTGATTTCTTAAATCTTGAACTAGTGCTTGTTTTTGATCCATCAACAATTCTTGTTTAGAAAGTTGCTTAGTCAAATCTGCTAACTCATCTTTTCGACTCAAAATACTTGAATTAACACGACGTTGTTGTCCACCAGTTAAAGAACCACCAGCATTAACAACATTTCCATCTAAAGTAACCACGCGGAATTTGCGATTAACTGCTGCTGAGATACTTGTTGCATCATCGATATTTTTAGCAACTAATAAATTACCCAAAATATTCTTAACAATATTCTCAACTTTTCCATCATAGGTCACTAAATCACTAGCGACTCCAACAAAACCTGTGACCCTTTTAGCTTTGTTCAAATCATTAGTGTTGATGGTACGAGCTTGGATAATGTTAAGTGGTAAGAAAGTCGCACGACCGCCGCGATTTTGACGTAAGTAAGCAATGGCATGTTTAGCAGCCACTTCATCTTCAGTTACGATCGATTGCAATTGATTGCTGACAACAGTTTGAATAGCCAATTGATAATCTTGCGGTACCGAAATGAGTTCTGCAACGGCACCAACGATTCCGGAAAGACGTGCTTTATTATTTAAAACATTCTTAGCACCTTCGAAGAAACCAGCGTGTTCTTGTTCCATATTTTCGAGAACTTTTTTACGAGCTTTAATTTCTTGAAGGTTTTCTAAAATCTTCAGATAGTTATTATTTTCATTCTTACCCGTTTCCGTAATTTCTTGAATTGATTTTTCTAACTCTTGATTGCGTGTCAAAAGTGCTTGATTATCATCAACTAATTTTTTGATTTCAGCATCAATTTTTTGATGATCTTCTTTATAACTTTCTAATTTAGTCGTTACTTCTTTAAGTTGAGAATTTTGTTCAGAAATCCCCGCATTGATTCGTTCTAATTGTCTTTGCGAAAATTTTTGTTCATTATTATTCGTTACTTGGTCTTGGAGAAGATTGATGTAATCAGTTCTTAATTGGGCAATATTATCCTTAATATCAGCTGGTGTCTTTTGTTTCAATTGCTGTAAATCTTTTAATTTCTTTTCAAAATCAGTGATTTTTTCTAGACATTGGGCTAATTTTTTATTTGATTCAACCAACTTTGCATCGTTTTTTACTTTTTGTTCTTCAACTGATTTCAATTGATTGGTCAAAGTCAACTTTGTCGTCGAATTAAAACCGGTTCTTTCATCGGCGACGGCAATTTTACTATTGTAAATTTCTAAGGTTTTCGTTACTTCAACTAATTTAGCCTGTTTTTCATCTAGTTGATTGGTTAAAGTTCTAACGGCTTGGTTATTATCTTCTACTTGTTGGTTAGCCTGTGTTACTTGTTGAGAGATATTTTGTAAGCTAGTTTTGACTTCTCGTAGCTCTTTGTCGATTTGATGTTTTTGATTTGATAAATCTCTAATTTCAATCGTTAAGATTTTTTGATAAATATCATCGTACTTACTCTTTTGTTCTTTGTAATCACGAGCAATACTAGCTTGTTTCTTTAGTGGTTCAACTTGTTTTGACAATTCTGAAACAATATCAGAAACACGATGTAAATTGTCAGTTGTATCGGATAATTTATTTTCAGCCTGTTGCTTTTTTTGCTTAAATAAAGACACACCAGCTGATTCTTCAATAATACTACGTCTTTCCACTGGCTTACTGTTAAAGATTGCTTCAACTCGACCTTGGGAAATAATTGAAAATGATTGTTTACCCATCCCAGAATCCATGAATAATTCAGTAATATCACGTAAACGACAATTCTTATTATTGATCAAAAATTCCGTATCACCATTTCTAAAGAGCCGACGACAAATTACAACTTCATCTTGAGTTGTTTTTAATTCTTTATTGCGATTATCAAATTCCAAAATTACTTCCGCACGATTCATTTGGGGACGAGTCGCACTTCCAGCAAAAATCACATCGACCATTTTGTCTCCACGTAAACTCTTTGCTGATTGTTCACCCATTACCCAACGTATGGCTTCAGTAATATTTGATTTTCCACTCCCGTTGGGTCCAACGATACCTGTGATTCCACTTGTGAAATCAATCTTCGTTTTATCAGCAAATGATTTAAACCCATTGATCGTTAATGATTTTAATGGCATAACTTAACTCCTATAATTCATCTAATGCTCTTTTGGCTGCCATTTGTTCAGCATGTTTCTTGCTGTATCCAAGTCCCTTGGACAAAATCTTACCGTTAGCAATTAGTTCAACTTTAAATTTCTTATCGTGATCAGGACCTTCTTCATCAATCACCTTGTAATCGATTTCGACTTCACCTGATTGTTGTAATTTTTCTTGAAGATGTGTCTTAAAATCAGTATCTTCAGAAAATTCACCTGAATCAATATGTGGATAAACTACTTTTTTCAAAAATTCATTAACAACTTCATTACCTTGATCCAAGTACAAAGCTCCGTTAAAGGCTTCAAAAATATCCTCAAGCAAAGTATGTCTTTGACGGGCACCTTGTTTTTCTTCACCTTTACCAATCAACAAATACTTATCGATTTGGATTTCTTTGGCAAAACGAGCAAAGCTGTCCGTTCTGACAATATCTGATCTTAAACGTGTCAATTTACCTTCTGGCAATTCTGGGTACTTTTCAAAGAGATAGCGGGAGATATTGATTTCCAAAACTGCATCCCCCAAAAATTCTAGACGTTCATAATCCCCAATGCCAAGCCCTTTATGCTCGTTATCAAATGAGGAATGTGTCATAGCTCTTTGAACTAGTTTTTTATTGTTAAACTTGATTCCATACTTTTCATCTAAAAATTCTAAAAATTTTGGATCTAACATAACGTGTCCCCTTTCCAATAATATTAATTATACTAAACTTTTCTATTAAATAATTAGCTGGATAAAAAAATAAGACCGCTTGGCCTTAAATTTCGTTATTGTATTGATTAAAATTGCCATCGTCCGTTCGGCCCTGGAAAACGCTGGAATGCTGTGGGCACGACTTGGAGCCTTTTAAGCTTAAACCGGGCAAAGTCTTCAAGCTCGACCTTTCACTAGGCAATTAATTGCCAAGAGAAATTTCACGGCTGAGCATTTTCCAGGGCTCTCACTCCCGATTAAATAGTGGTTTCTAAATTTATTTCATTTAACTGATTGAAATAAACAGTGATATCACCATTCAATTAATGCAAATCCAATGTTATTAAAATAAATAATTGAAACTAGTCGGTAGCAAAAGTTCTGTGATGGCTCAGCCGCCAAATTATTCTTAGCGATTTATCGCTTAGAATAAGACCGAACTTGGAAACAATACGCCTTTGTTCCATGTATTGGTTTCAAGTCGTGTCGGCAGCGTTCCAGCCAATCACAGAGCTTTTGCGGACGACGGCATACTTAACCAAAATTCAAATAAAAATCTTATCCTTGATGTGAAGAAATATAGCTAACTGCTTCACCAACTGTTGTAATCTTTTCAGCATCATCATCAGGAATTTCTGAACCAAACTCATCCTCAAGTTCTAGTACAAATTCCACAAGGTCGATAGAATCTGCATCCAAATCTTTTGTAAATGATGTTTCTTTAGTAATTGTTGATGCATCTACTTCAAATTTGTCAGCAATCAATGCTTTGATTTTGTCAAATACAGCTTGTTCTGTCATAAAAACTCTCCCTATTTTTCGGCGTTCATTTTTTCGAAATATTTATTAGCTTTGTTAATTGTATCGTTAGTTAACATATCATAAATTTGTTTAACAGTATAATAGACTGTCTTACTGTCAGCTGCACCGTGGGCTTTGATTACTGGAGATTTCAAGCCTAACAATACGGCTCCACCAGCTTGAGAAGTATCAAACATCTTACGCATACCCTTTAGTGATGGACTAACGATAGCTGCACCCATTTTAGTAAAGATACCATTATTTAGCAAGGCGTCCTTTAATTGCTTCAACAATATCGTTGCTGTTCCCTCAGTAGCCTTCAAGGCAGCGTTTCCAGTGAATCCGTCAGTTACGATGACATCCGCAACTCCGGCTAAAATATCGCCAGATTCTACGTTTCCGATAAAGTTGATGCCTTCAGTTTCTTTTAAGAGTTGATAAGCTTCTTTGTGCAAAGTATCACCCTTGTCATATTCAGTTCCGTTGTTCAACAAAGCAATTCTTGGTTGGTCGATTTTTTTAACATCGTGCGCATAGATTGAACCCATAATGGCCCATTGTTGTAAGTAACTTGCTTTTGCTTCTGCATTAGCACCAACATCGAGCATATTAACTCCATTAGTAGAATTAGTAACTGGCAAAGTTGGCATCAATGCTGGACGAGACACTTGTTTGATACGTCCAACGATAAAGATTCCACTAGCCAACAAAGCTCCAGTATTACCCAATGAGAATAAGGCATCGTTTTCGCCGTCTTTGACTGATTTAGCAGCCAAGACCATTGAAGCATTTTTCTTAGTTCTGATAGCCCTAACTGGCTCATCAGTTCCAAGGATTTCTTCATCGGTGTGAACTATCTTGATTCTTTCGTCATTTTGCAAATACTTCTTAATTTCTGATTCTTTACCATAGAGAACGAATTCTAAATCTTTCCACTCATCGCGAGCTTTTTCGATTCCCTCAACAATTACTTTAGGAGCGTTATCGCCACCCATAGCATCAACAGCTATTTTCATATTTTTCCCTCACTAATCAAAATTATTTAGTTGATCATATTCTTCATTAATAAACGACTTCAAATTTTTAGTCTCTGGACTATTGAATAGTTTCTCATCATTAAACAAGCGACTAGCCTCTTCTTGAGCCACTTCCAAAATATTGATGTCATTGATTGGATTACCAATTTTAAATTCTGGCAAACCTGATTGACGATTTCCCAATAAGTCACCAGCACCACGCATTTTCAAATCTTCTTCAGCTAGAACAAAGCCATCATTAGTTGAAGTCAAAATCTTCATTCGCTCAGCTGCCGATTCATTCTTAGGGTCAGCAATCAAAATACAATAAGATTGTTTATCGCCACGACCAACACGGCCACGTAATTGGTGCAATTGTGATAATCCGAATCGATTAGCATCATAAATCACCATTACTGAAGCATTCGGAACATCGACACCAACTTCAATAACAGTTGTCGATACCAAAACATCGATTTTCTTATCGCTGAAATCATTCATAACGGCTTCTTTTTGGTCATTTGGCATCTGACCATGCAATAAACCGATCTTATATTTTTTACCAAATAATTCTGTAAATTTATCAAAAATCAATTCAGCATTTTTTAAGTCCATTGTTTCTGATTCAGAAATCAACGGTGTAACTACATAAACTTGTGAACCCGTTTGCAATTCTTTAGCCACAAATTGATACATCTGTTCAATCTTTTGACTGCGAATCCAATAAGTTTCAATTTTCTTACGACCAGCAGGCAATTGATCAATTCTTGAGACATCCATATCACCATAAGTCGTAATTGCCAAAGTTCTAGGAATCGGTGTTGCAGTCATCGCTAAAACGTCGGGATTGTCGCCTTTTTGCCGCAGTGCTTTTCTTTGATTAACTCCGAAACGATGCTGCTCATCAATTACGATAAAGCCTAAATCTTTAAACTCAACACTGTCTTGTATCAAAGCATGAGTTCCAACCACGATATTAGTCTTACCATTTAAAATATCGCCGGCGATAAAATCATGTTCTTTTTTTGTCAAAGAACCAGTTAACAGAGCAGTTCTTATCTTCAAAGGCGTTAACAACTTACTGATTTTGTCAAAATGTTGTTGAGCCAAAATTTCAGTTGGTGCCATGATGGCTGCTTGATAACCTGCTGTCACCGAAGCCAACATAGCAATTACTGAAACAATCGTCTTACCAGAACCAACGTCTCCTTGCAACAAGCGATTCATATGATGATCAGAAGCCATATCTTGCAAAATTTCTTTTACAACGCGATTTTGAGCATCAGTCAGCTTGAATGGCAAGCTCTGGATGAAGTCATCTAAGAACTTTTGATCGTATTTTTCAACGATACCGATATTTTTGTTATCGTCATTTCGTTTGATACTTTGCAAACCGCATTGGAACAAGAAGAACTCTCGAAATTTGGCACTTCGTCTGGCTTCTTCACTTTGTTCTTCATTTTTTGGAAAATGAATTCCCGAAACAATCTGTTCATCATCCAATAATTTATATTTCAGTCGCAAGTAACTAGGAACAACCGTATCAATTTGATCATGATATTTCTCAAAAGCTACTTTAATCAGATTGATCAGTGTTTTTTGATGAATATTTTTGTTAACAGAATAAACTGAATCGACTGAATTATCATTAATGCCGATTACTTTCATGCCCATTAAGGAACGGCGATTGGCATTCCATTTGCCGTATACAGCAGCATCATTACCTGTTTTAAACTTATCTTTTAACCAAGGCTGATTAAAAAAAGTCACCATGATTGATTCATTATCAGTCATCAAACGAACATTTAGACGTGTTTTCTTGTAGCCAAAGCGTGATACGACTGGTTCACTGGCAACTACGCCTTTAACAAGGATTTTTTCTTGATCCACTGCGTCATCTAAAGATTTGGCCTGCATATCTTCATAACGAAAAGGGAAATAAAACAGCAAGTCATAAACGTTGTTGATTCCTAATGACTGTAACGCCTCTAACCGTTTCGGCCCAACACTAGGCAACTGCGCTAGTGACACCTTTCTTAAATCCATTTACATTCCCCTTTCCTTTGAAATTAAAAAAAGGCGTGACAAAACAAACGTTTCATCATTGCCTCCTTTAAAAAATTATTCAACCGAAATCAAATAAGGATAAACTGGTTGATCACCTTGGTGAATTTCTGTCTCTAAGTCATCATACTTATCATCTAAGTAGTCAGCAATCTTTTGAGCGTCATCTTGGTTGCCATCTTCACCGATTAAAATAGTGATTACTTCACTATCCTCATCAATCATCTTATCAAGCATTTTTTCAGTACCTGAAATGATATCTTCGTCGTCAACCAAAATCTTACCATCGACAATTCCCATGTAATGACCCTTAGTGATCTTTAGACCATCGATTTCAGTATCACGAATTGCTTGAGTAATTTGACCACTCTTAACTGTATCCAAAGAATCTTCCATGTTTGCTTCATTTTCTGAAAGTTCTGCATCAGGATTGAAAGAAAGCATAGCCGTCATTCCTTGAGAGATAGTCTTAGAACCAACGATTGCGACTGGAATATCAACTAAATCAACCGCTTGTTTAGCAGCCATAATGATATTACTGTTGTTTGGCAATACTAAGGCACGTTTAGCATTTGATTTATTAATGGCATCGACAATATCGTTAGTGGATGGATTCATTGTTTGTCCACCACTGATCACGTGCGTTACACCTAAACTCTTGAAGAGTTCTGTCAAGCCGTCACCAGATGAAACAGCGATAACTGCATAGTCAATAGCTGCTTGTGGTTGTGCTTCTGGTGTCATTGGTTCGTCATCATCAACGATTGTTTCATGTTGCAAACGCATATTATCAATCTTGATTTTTGAAAGTGAACCGTATTTTCTACCAGCTGCCCAAACTTTGTAAGGATAGTTAGTGTGAACGTGAACTTTAACAACTTCATCATCTGAAACGACAATTAAAGAGTCACCGATTTTATCTAAATAACTACGTAACTTATCATTTTCAAATTTTTCATCAGAAGTTGGATTCTTGCCCAGTTCAACCATCATTTCTGTACAGTAACCATTTTTGATCTCATCTGTATTGAACTGACCTTGAACGGATTGGTGGTGGTTAGCATTGACCATTTCAGCCATGTCTCTTTCATCAGGGACATATTCTTCTTCGTCACTGGCAACGCCACTTAAACCTTCTAAAAAGCCTTCATAAATAAAGACTAAACCTTGACCACCAGAGTCAACTACACCAACTTCTTTTAAAACTGGCAATAGTGATGGTGTCTTTTCTAGTCCTACTTTAGCTCCGGCTACAACAGCTTTTAAGATTTCTACTGTATCATTAGTTGTCTTAACTTTTTCCATAGCAGACTCAGCACCGAATCTAGCAACTGTCAAAATTGTTCCTTCAACAGGTTTCATAACTGCTTTATAAGCGGTTTTTACACCGTCATCAAAAGCCTTAGCCAAATCCATCGCTGTCAAAGACTCTTTATCTTCGATACTCTTTGAAAAGCCACGGAAGATTTGTGATGTAATAACACCTGAGTTTCCACGAGCACCCATCAAAAGTCCTTTTGCAAGAGCTTTTCCAAGTGTTCCTACGTGATTACTCTCTGATTCATTTACGGCCTTAAAACCGCTTTGTATAGTTAAGCTCATATTGGTTCCGGTATCGCCATCAGGAACCGGAAAGACATTAAGTGAGTTTACAAACTTAGCATTCTTTTCAAGTCTGTGCGATGCAACACGCACCATATCTGAAAATTCTTTTTTTGTAATTAGTTCTTTGCTCAAAAGTTTCCCCTCCAACCAGCTTTACCTATTCGATATCGTCCAGAACTTTAATTCCTTGAACATAAACGTTAACAGTGCCAGCTGGCGTTCCAAGCATTGTTTCTAGGTTATATTTTACTTTTTCTTTTAAATTTTTCGCTACTTCGGATATTTTAATACCATATCCAACGATTATGTAGACATCAACGGCCAGTTTACCATCTTCTTGATGAATAACTACACCTCTAGAAAAGTCCTCACGGTTCAAAATCGTATTCATCCCGTCACGTAGTTGGTTCTTACTTGCCATACCTACGATACCGTAGATATCAGAAGCAGCACCGCCGACAATTGTAGCAACAGTATTTGTTGAAACTTCAATTTCACCATGTTTTGTTTTAATTGTAACTGCCATCTCTGGATCCTCCTATTCATGGACCAAATCTATCATAAACAATAAAATTCTATCATAGCAACAAATCTAATTAAAGAATTAAACTAGATAAAAGTCGATTATTCCATAATTACTCTATTGCTTTAACCTTTTATATATGGTAAATTAGTCAGGTGATATTTTAAAGAAAAACATGTAGCCAAAGGAGGTCGGTCCCATGGCAAAAGATATTATTACAGGCCGTAAAACAGTGTTCGGTAACAAACGTTCACACGCTCTTAACCAATCAAAACGTTCTTGGAAGCCAAATTTGCAAAAAGTTCGTATCATGGTTGATGGTAAGCCAAAACGTGTATGGGTTTCAGCTAGAGCATTGAAATCAGGAAAAGTTACTCGTGTATAATTATCACTTAATAATTTAAAAGAGACTAACATTTATTGTTGGTCTCTTTTATTTTATCCTATAATAATCAACTAAGGGAGGGATTTTATGAAAATCACTATTGGCACTCAAAAAAATAATGACGAAGAATTGATGCAAGCTATCGTCAACGCCAAAGATGGCGACGTAATCGAACTGCTGCCTGGAACTTACTTTTCCAGAAATAATCCCTTTATTTGTACGATCAGACGTGATATTTCATTCATCGGTAAAACTTCAAATAAAGAAGACATTAAACTGTATTGTAGTTTCACAGTTGGCGCTAAAAATACTTTGATTTTTAAAAATTTAAGTATCATCTACCCTGCAAACGATGAAAATACCATGTCAGCTTACGACGGGGCTAGAGTTTATGGACAAAACATTATCATTGACCGGCAAACGAGTGACTATTGGGATACGATCTATGGACAAAATGCCTATTTTTCATTTAAAGATTCAAAAATTTTAACTGGTAAAAAAATTAAAGCTATCGGCTTGTCTTTAGAAAAGAGCCAATTATTCGCTGACAATACCGAATTTCAATTATTATTTCAAAAAGATTCCACGGTCTATTTAAAGGATTGTACTATTTTGCATAAATTTGAATTACGCCAAGGTTCAAAAACTTTCTTTAAAAATTTGACGATTGATTCAACTACTACCGACTATAAAAATGACTTAGCGGTTAAGACTAAATCTCAAATCAGTGGCAATGATCTTATTTTCGTAAACGATAAACCACAAGTAAGAATTTTGGAAAGTCAATTTGATGTTGATGACTTTCAACCAGAAACGGAGCAAATTGATTTTAAGTTCGATAAGAAATCAAAAATCAGCATTGATGGAAAAAATCTAAAAAAATAAATCTCGATAAAATGTAATTACATTCTATCGGGATTTTTTATAGTCTGTCTAAACTTTGTGCTAAATCATCAATCAAATCACTCACATCTTCAATTCCGACTGACAATCTAACTAATTGATGTGTGATACCAGCCTTTAATTGCTCTTCAGGTGAAAGTTCAGCATGAGTCATCTTGTAAGGCAACTCAATCAAACTTTCGACAGCACCCAAGCTAACAGCCAGTTGAATCAATTTGGTCCCCTCGACAAATTTAGTTGAATCCAATCCGTCGGCTAATTCAAAAGAAACGATACCACCAAAACCATCAGCTTCTTTAGCAGCTATTTCATGATTCTTACTACCAGCAATACCAGGATAATAAATCTTAGCAATTTCTGGACGAGTCTGTAAAAATTCGACAATCTTTTGAGCATTACTCAAGTGACGATCCATTCTCACTGACAATGTTTGAATCCCACGACGTACTAAATTGGAATCTTCAGGAGATAAAGTTGACCCAATAGCATTTTGATTGAAATAGATTTTATCGGCAATGTCTTCATCCTTAGCGACGGCAATACCAGCAATTACATCTGAGTGACCACTGAGATATTTCGTGGCTGAATGAATCACAATATCAGCACCTAAATCTAGTGGTCGTTGTAAATATGGTGATAGAAACGTATTATCAACGATCGTCAAAAGATTATTAGCCTTAGCTACTTTACTTACGCCAGCAACACTTGTCACGTGCAACAAAGGATTGGTAAAACTTTCAAAATAAATTGCCTTCGTATTAGGTTTGATTGCCTGTCGAATTTCATCTAAATTCTGAGTATCGACAGCAGTAAATTCAATCTGCCAACGTTTAAAGAATTCATTGATAATTCTAAAAGTTCCACCATAGATTTCCTTGCCGATAATCAAATGATCGCCTGGTTTAAAGATTGCCAACACAGCATGGATTGCCGCTGACCCTGAAGAAAAAGCAAAACCACGGCAGCCATTTTCCAACTGTGCTACTTGTTCTTCCAAATAATTTCTCGTCGGATTACCTGAACGTGCATAATCGTATTTTACCTTAGCATCAACTGATGGATAAATATAAGTTGAAGAATTGTAAACTGGAACGTTGACTGCCCCAGTATTGTTATCATTTTGTGGTTCGCCATGAACCAATTTTGTATTAAAACTTGTCATATTAATCCTCCATAAATCAAATTCACAAACTACTCTGTTATCTCACACGAGTTACTATTAGACAATAAAAATATTCATAATGGAAATTATTTGACTTATCCCTACCCCCTACGAGTAAACTATTACTATATTAATGAGGAGGAAACAAATTTATGAGTAAAATTATTGCTGTAATGGCTAATGATGTCGAGGATATCGAATACACATCCCCTAAAAAGGCTTTGACTGACGCAGGTAACGAGGTAACCCTAGTTGGAACTAAAGCTAATGAAAAATTAGTTGGTAAACATGGAACAGAATTTACCGCTGATAAGGGTATCGATGACATCAATGCTGATGATTATGATGCTTTACTAATTCCTGGTGGTTTTTCACCTGATAATCTTCGTGCTGATGAAAGATTCGTTGAACTTGCTAAGAAATTTATGCTTGCTGATAAAGCTATCTTTTCAATCTGCCACGGTCCACAACTTTTGATGCAAACAGGCTTAGTTAAGGGTAGAACTTTAACTTCATATAAGACTGTTCAAACTGATCTTTACTACGCTGGCGGTATCGTTAAAGATGAACCCGTAGTTATCGATCGTCACTTGATCACTAGTCGTACTCCTGATGACTTGGATGCCTTTAACAAAGCTATCGTTAATGAATTACAATAATTATCTAAAATAAGCTAGCCAGTTATTTAAAATTGGCTAGCTTATTTTTTTAATTCATCGTCATTCCACCAGTAACGTTGATTCCTTGTCCCGTCATATAATCTGACAATGGACTAGCTAAGAACAACACGACATTGGCAACATCTTTGGGAGTTCCTGTCCGTCCTAGTGGTACCTGGCTGTTATCTTCTTTTTCGATATCATCAGCTGTTAAACCTCTAATTTTTGCACCATCTTTTCTTTCACGATGTTTCATTGAAGTTTCAATAATACCAGGACAAACTGCATTGACATTGATCTGGTCCTTA comes from Companilactobacillus pabuli and encodes:
- the recG gene encoding ATP-dependent DNA helicase RecG → MDLRKVSLAQLPSVGPKRLEALQSLGINNVYDLLFYFPFRYEDMQAKSLDDAVDQEKILVKGVVASEPVVSRFGYKKTRLNVRLMTDNESIMVTFFNQPWLKDKFKTGNDAAVYGKWNANRRSLMGMKVIGINDNSVDSVYSVNKNIHQKTLINLIKVAFEKYHDQIDTVVPSYLRLKYKLLDDEQIVSGIHFPKNEEQSEEARRSAKFREFFLFQCGLQSIKRNDDNKNIGIVEKYDQKFLDDFIQSLPFKLTDAQNRVVKEILQDMASDHHMNRLLQGDVGSGKTIVSVIAMLASVTAGYQAAIMAPTEILAQQHFDKISKLLTPLKIRTALLTGSLTKKEHDFIAGDILNGKTNIVVGTHALIQDSVEFKDLGFIVIDEQHRFGVNQRKALRQKGDNPDVLAMTATPIPRTLAITTYGDMDVSRIDQLPAGRKKIETYWIRSQKIEQMYQFVAKELQTGSQVYVVTPLISESETMDLKNAELIFDKFTELFGKKYKIGLLHGQMPNDQKEAVMNDFSDKKIDVLVSTTVIEVGVDVPNASVMVIYDANRFGLSQLHQLRGRVGRGDKQSYCILIADPKNESAAERMKILTSTNDGFVLAEEDLKMRGAGDLLGNRQSGLPEFKIGNPINDINILEVAQEEASRLFNDEKLFNSPETKNLKSFINEEYDQLNNFD
- the rpmB gene encoding 50S ribosomal protein L28; its protein translation is MAKDIITGRKTVFGNKRSHALNQSKRSWKPNLQKVRIMVDGKPKRVWVSARALKSGKVTRV
- a CDS encoding DAK2 domain-containing protein — its product is MVRVASHRLEKNAKFVNSLNVFPVPDGDTGTNMSLTIQSGFKAVNESESNHVGTLGKALAKGLLMGARGNSGVITSQIFRGFSKSIEDKESLTAMDLAKAFDDGVKTAYKAVMKPVEGTILTVARFGAESAMEKVKTTNDTVEILKAVVAGAKVGLEKTPSLLPVLKEVGVVDSGGQGLVFIYEGFLEGLSGVASDEEEYVPDERDMAEMVNANHHQSVQGQFNTDEIKNGYCTEMMVELGKNPTSDEKFENDKLRSYLDKIGDSLIVVSDDEVVKVHVHTNYPYKVWAAGRKYGSLSKIKIDNMRLQHETIVDDDEPMTPEAQPQAAIDYAVIAVSSGDGLTELFKSLGVTHVISGGQTMNPSTNDIVDAINKSNAKRALVLPNNSNIIMAAKQAVDLVDIPVAIVGSKTISQGMTAMLSFNPDAELSENEANMEDSLDTVKSGQITQAIRDTEIDGLKITKGHYMGIVDGKILVDDEDIISGTEKMLDKMIDEDSEVITILIGEDGNQDDAQKIADYLDDKYDDLETEIHQGDQPVYPYLISVE
- a CDS encoding Asp23/Gls24 family envelope stress response protein; translated protein: MAVTIKTKHGEIEVSTNTVATIVGGAASDIYGIVGMASKNQLRDGMNTILNREDFSRGVVIHQEDGKLAVDVYIIVGYGIKISEVAKNLKEKVKYNLETMLGTPAGTVNVYVQGIKVLDDIE
- a CDS encoding trans-sulfuration enzyme family protein; translated protein: MTSFNTKLVHGEPQNDNNTGAVNVPVYNSSTYIYPSVDAKVKYDYARSGNPTRNYLEEQVAQLENGCRGFAFSSGSAAIHAVLAIFKPGDHLIIGKEIYGGTFRIINEFFKRWQIEFTAVDTQNLDEIRQAIKPNTKAIYFESFTNPLLHVTSVAGVSKVAKANNLLTIVDNTFLSPYLQRPLDLGADIVIHSATKYLSGHSDVIAGIAVAKDEDIADKIYFNQNAIGSTLSPEDSNLVRRGIQTLSVRMDRHLSNAQKIVEFLQTRPEIAKIYYPGIAGSKNHEIAAKEADGFGGIVSFELADGLDSTKFVEGTKLIQLAVSLGAVESLIELPYKMTHAELSPEEQLKAGITHQLVRLSVGIEDVSDLIDDLAQSLDRL
- a CDS encoding type 1 glutamine amidotransferase domain-containing protein, giving the protein MSKIIAVMANDVEDIEYTSPKKALTDAGNEVTLVGTKANEKLVGKHGTEFTADKGIDDINADDYDALLIPGGFSPDNLRADERFVELAKKFMLADKAIFSICHGPQLLMQTGLVKGRTLTSYKTVQTDLYYAGGIVKDEPVVIDRHLITSRTPDDLDAFNKAIVNELQ